The following are encoded together in the Pseudodesulfovibrio indicus genome:
- a CDS encoding peptidylprolyl isomerase, whose translation MKRLSLALSALVLALGLFLTLAPTAQAGPNPVVVMETSMGRIMIMLYPADAPKTVANFLKYVEAGFYDNTIFHRVIRQRKRGGEDDTAMNIVQGGGYTFPAKRKSPLYPPIPNEASTGLMNTKGTISMARTDVPDSATSEFFFNVEDNPPFDYRQSAAVVGAGTFSSSVSAGYCAFGKVIRGMDVIEKISEVRTARSGLMQDVPVDPVFIKKAYKAN comes from the coding sequence TTGAAACGTCTTTCCCTGGCTCTTTCGGCACTGGTTCTGGCCCTCGGGCTCTTCCTGACCCTCGCCCCCACGGCCCAGGCCGGGCCGAACCCGGTGGTGGTCATGGAGACCTCCATGGGCCGCATCATGATCATGCTCTATCCCGCCGACGCGCCCAAGACCGTGGCCAATTTCCTGAAATACGTGGAGGCGGGCTTCTACGACAACACCATCTTCCACCGCGTGATCCGCCAGCGCAAGCGGGGCGGCGAGGACGACACGGCCATGAACATCGTCCAGGGCGGCGGCTACACCTTCCCGGCCAAACGCAAGAGCCCGCTCTATCCGCCCATCCCCAACGAGGCCTCCACCGGACTGATGAACACCAAGGGGACCATCTCCATGGCCCGGACCGATGTCCCGGATTCAGCCACCAGCGAATTCTTCTTCAACGTGGAGGACAACCCTCCCTTCGACTACCGCCAGTCCGCCGCCGTCGTGGGCGCGGGCACCTTCTCCAGCAGCGTCTCCGCCGGGTACTGCGCCTTCGGCAAGGTCATCCGGGGCATGGACGTGATCGAGAAGATCAGCGAGGTGCGCACCGCGCGATCGGGCCTCATGCAAGACGTGCCCGTGGACCCGGTGTTCATCAAGAAGGCCTACAAGGCCAATTAG
- a CDS encoding HDOD domain-containing protein: protein MTRRDEILAACNKVVAMPTCVRKAGALMEDQEVDFRHLERIIEHDPGLTANLLKVVNASTLTGGEPVLTARRAMAALHSPDVLRFFVSTGVAPYYVNVIAGYDQAPSMFLQHSTTVAIASRELARALGLDAPEHVYTAGLLSGIGKLLLGAFVQVDLREILRMVFDEGLPFDRAEEAVLGISHAEVGGLLLSRWGLPEPITRVVRHHLRPDAFEGEDLVLDLVHVGNVLAKMIGVGLGADGLNYEVSNNVVKRLGITSAVLDTASANVVVELNSLWDLFLECAGDSCNL, encoded by the coding sequence ATGACCCGACGCGACGAAATCCTGGCCGCCTGCAACAAGGTGGTGGCCATGCCGACCTGCGTGCGCAAGGCCGGGGCGCTCATGGAGGACCAGGAGGTGGACTTCCGCCACCTGGAACGGATCATCGAGCACGACCCGGGCCTGACCGCGAATCTGCTCAAGGTGGTCAACGCCTCGACCCTGACCGGGGGCGAGCCCGTGCTGACCGCCCGCCGGGCCATGGCCGCACTGCATTCCCCGGATGTCCTGCGGTTCTTCGTCTCCACCGGCGTGGCCCCCTATTACGTCAACGTCATCGCGGGGTACGACCAGGCCCCGTCCATGTTCCTGCAGCACTCCACCACCGTGGCCATCGCCTCGCGCGAGCTGGCCCGTGCGCTGGGGCTCGACGCGCCGGAGCACGTCTATACCGCCGGGCTGCTGTCCGGCATCGGCAAGCTCCTGCTGGGCGCGTTCGTCCAGGTGGACCTGCGCGAGATCCTGCGGATGGTGTTCGACGAGGGGTTGCCCTTCGACCGGGCCGAGGAGGCCGTGCTGGGCATCAGCCACGCCGAGGTGGGCGGGTTGCTGCTCTCCCGCTGGGGGTTGCCCGAGCCCATCACCCGGGTGGTCCGCCATCACCTGCGCCCCGACGCGTTCGAGGGCGAGGACCTGGTCCTGGACCTGGTCCACGTGGGCAACGTGCTGGCCAAGATGATCGGCGTGGGGCTGGGCGCGGACGGCCTGAACTACGAGGTCTCCAACAACGTGGTCAAGCGGCTGGGCATCACCTCGGCGGTGCTGGACACGGCTTCGGCCAACGTGGTGGTTGAGCTCAATTCCCTCTGGGATCTGTTCCTGGAGTGCGCCGGGGATTCCTGCAACCTGTAG
- a CDS encoding chemotaxis protein CheD — protein MNNTLVVGISDMKLSRNPGDVIVTYSLGSCLGVAIYDPKERIGGMVHCLLPSAAAAREKARQNPFMFVTTGVAMTVRRLVDLGARKERLVFKVAGGANMRKDRLFDTGLRNFNALQTLMERNNRKLDAVDVGGTIPRTLFLYLDTGRVVVRSMGKEKDL, from the coding sequence ATGAACAACACGCTCGTCGTCGGCATTTCCGACATGAAACTCTCCCGGAATCCCGGGGACGTCATCGTGACCTACTCGCTCGGCTCCTGTCTCGGCGTGGCGATCTATGACCCCAAGGAGCGGATCGGCGGCATGGTCCATTGCCTGCTGCCTTCGGCGGCGGCGGCCAGGGAGAAGGCGCGCCAGAACCCGTTCATGTTCGTGACCACGGGCGTGGCCATGACCGTACGGCGGCTGGTGGACCTGGGCGCGAGAAAGGAGCGGCTGGTCTTCAAGGTCGCGGGCGGCGCGAACATGCGCAAGGACCGGTTGTTCGACACCGGGCTGAGAAATTTCAACGCGTTGCAGACCCTCATGGAGCGCAACAACCGGAAGCTCGACGCCGTGGACGTAGGCGGCACCATTCCCCGCACACTCTTTCTGTACCTCGACACCGGTCGTGTGGTAGTGAGGTCAATGGGGAAGGAGAAAGACCTATGA
- a CDS encoding metallophosphoesterase family protein, producing MSDSNHWAVLADIHGNSLALAAVLDHARKRGLTRFVNLGDTFYGPLDPAGTWAILRDLDMPAVLGNQDRILLEATPQTASVRAAIGPDGLAWLAGLPGTLRPEEDVLLCHGTPRDDATYLLEDVTTGLPAPRAEAAILDDLLPEAANCSLVLAGHSHHAGLAMAGGITVVNPGSVGLPAYDDDNPPHIMASGSPRAAYAVLTRAPGGWEADFIEVEYDWESVANLARRNGREDWARWLATGMA from the coding sequence ATGAGCGACAGCAATCACTGGGCCGTGCTGGCCGACATCCATGGAAACTCGCTGGCCCTTGCCGCCGTGCTGGACCATGCCCGCAAGCGCGGGCTGACGCGGTTCGTCAACCTCGGCGACACCTTTTACGGCCCCCTGGACCCCGCCGGTACATGGGCCATACTCCGCGACCTGGACATGCCCGCCGTGCTCGGCAACCAGGACCGCATCCTGTTGGAGGCGACCCCGCAGACCGCGTCCGTGCGCGCGGCGATCGGCCCTGACGGGCTGGCCTGGCTGGCCGGGTTGCCCGGGACCCTGCGCCCGGAGGAGGACGTCCTGCTCTGCCACGGCACCCCCCGCGACGACGCGACCTACCTGCTGGAAGACGTGACCACCGGACTGCCCGCGCCGCGCGCCGAAGCGGCCATCCTGGACGACCTGCTGCCCGAGGCGGCGAACTGCTCCCTGGTCCTGGCCGGACACAGCCACCACGCAGGACTGGCAATGGCCGGCGGGATCACCGTGGTCAACCCCGGCAGTGTGGGGCTGCCCGCCTACGATGACGACAATCCGCCCCACATCATGGCCTCGGGTTCGCCCAGAGCGGCCTACGCCGTGCTGACACGGGCGCCCGGCGGGTGGGAAGCGGACTTCATAGAGGTTGAATATGATTGGGAATCCGTTGCCAACCTGGCCAGGCGGAACGGACGCGAGGATTGGGCGCGCTGGCTGGCCACCGGCATGGCCTGA
- a CDS encoding N-acetylmuramoyl-L-alanine amidase, whose product MKQPNAAHTNILFALALCALAVLLLYPSPAPAASAQSYFTEGHAAFHALLKNSRKAKYRSNWEKVEKDFTRCLKASPNGPYAPKALYYIGRVYEELGARSGLKSDFRRAVDYYGRVLARYERHGWADDCLYRRADIYARRLNETDPARLDLASIIVEYPRSDMRAKAEAMLKRLGKYDWAIAQVSGSAQASGPAAAPAAKPVRQQPLASKASDPSGMAHLDVVRFTSSDEYTRVVLELDAQVKYRYQVLGPNTDVNRPHRLYIDIQDARLGHDVTASTTVADGILRSIRTGQYSKDTTRVVLDFLDMQDYKIFPLQNPYRIVVDVYAPDGSAPATTRASLGPRVEEPHHTTADSTYRPPSGSKQMAGSLLEQLGLTVKTIMIDAGHGGKDPGAVANGMREKDINLKFAKLLGKKFEAQGFHVLYTRTTDVFIPLEKRTAMANVQKADLFLSIHCNANRSRKINGLETYSLNLAKSDAAVRIAARENAVDPRAISDLQFILTDLMVNSKIKESRDLASDVQSNTINRIRKKYTVKNQGTREAPFYVLMGAKMPSVLVEIGYITNKTEASRLSSDSYLDHLSNGIVEGVLAYKGKIERYAMN is encoded by the coding sequence ATGAAGCAGCCCAACGCCGCGCACACCAACATCCTGTTCGCCCTGGCGCTCTGCGCCCTGGCGGTGCTGCTTCTGTACCCCTCTCCCGCCCCTGCGGCTTCGGCCCAATCCTATTTCACCGAAGGCCACGCCGCGTTCCACGCCCTGCTCAAGAACAGCCGCAAGGCCAAGTACCGCTCCAACTGGGAAAAGGTCGAAAAGGACTTCACGCGCTGCCTCAAGGCGTCGCCCAACGGCCCGTACGCGCCCAAGGCCCTGTACTACATCGGCCGGGTATATGAGGAACTGGGCGCGCGCAGCGGGCTGAAATCCGATTTCCGGCGCGCCGTGGACTACTACGGCCGGGTATTGGCGCGCTACGAGCGCCACGGCTGGGCCGACGACTGCCTGTACCGGCGGGCCGACATCTACGCCCGGCGGCTCAACGAGACAGACCCCGCCCGGCTCGACCTGGCGTCCATCATCGTCGAATACCCGCGCTCGGACATGCGGGCCAAGGCCGAGGCCATGCTCAAGCGGCTCGGCAAATACGACTGGGCCATCGCCCAGGTTTCGGGCTCGGCCCAGGCCAGCGGCCCGGCTGCGGCCCCGGCCGCCAAGCCCGTGCGCCAGCAGCCCCTGGCCTCCAAGGCGTCCGATCCGTCCGGCATGGCCCATCTGGACGTGGTCCGGTTCACCTCCAGCGACGAGTACACCCGCGTGGTCCTGGAACTGGACGCCCAGGTCAAGTACCGCTACCAGGTGCTCGGTCCCAACACGGACGTGAACCGCCCGCACCGGCTCTACATCGACATCCAGGACGCGCGGCTCGGCCACGACGTGACCGCATCCACCACGGTGGCGGACGGCATCCTGCGCTCCATCCGCACCGGCCAGTATTCCAAGGACACCACCCGCGTGGTCCTCGATTTCCTGGACATGCAGGACTACAAGATCTTTCCGCTCCAGAACCCCTACCGCATCGTCGTCGACGTGTACGCGCCCGACGGCTCCGCCCCGGCCACAACCCGGGCGTCCCTTGGGCCCAGGGTGGAAGAGCCGCACCACACCACGGCGGACTCCACCTACCGCCCGCCCAGCGGGAGCAAGCAGATGGCCGGGAGCCTGCTGGAGCAGCTCGGCCTGACGGTCAAGACGATCATGATCGACGCCGGACACGGCGGCAAGGACCCCGGCGCGGTGGCCAACGGCATGCGCGAGAAGGACATCAACCTGAAGTTCGCCAAGCTGCTGGGCAAGAAGTTCGAGGCGCAGGGATTCCATGTTCTCTACACCCGGACCACGGACGTCTTCATCCCCCTGGAGAAGCGCACGGCCATGGCCAACGTGCAGAAGGCGGACCTGTTCCTGTCCATCCACTGCAACGCCAACCGCAGCCGCAAGATCAACGGGCTGGAGACCTACAGCCTGAACCTGGCCAAGTCCGACGCCGCCGTGCGCATCGCGGCCCGCGAAAACGCCGTGGACCCGCGCGCCATTTCGGACCTCCAGTTCATCCTCACGGACCTGATGGTCAACTCCAAGATCAAGGAGTCCCGCGACCTGGCCTCGGACGTGCAGTCCAACACCATCAACCGCATCCGTAAGAAGTACACGGTCAAGAACCAGGGCACCCGCGAAGCCCCCTTCTACGTCCTCATGG